The DNA sequence TGATTAGTTCATTCATCCAAActattaattttcatttaaaaaatgcaaaaacaatttAAACTCCAAATTCAGGCACAAGAATATCTCATTAAAAAGACAGCTTATCATTTAAGTGAGTGGTACAAGTTTCTATCAAACCCATTCATTAAGTGACAAAATTCGGTCTCTGTAAACAACGGGTAACATATTCTGTACACGATGGATATTTTAAAAGCATGAAGCAGCAATAGTAACTCCTTTTCTCCTTATTTGTGGAACTGTTCTCTGACTTTGGTAGTAGCTTGGAGTTTGTGACTACAGCCAAAATCACAGTTCATCTGTTGTCTTAAACTTGTGTCTAtagtgagtttgtcagacaattTTGTGCTTACAAAATCAGGATTTTAGTGGGTCAGAGCAATATCTTGGTTAACATGTAGCAACATTTCAGTCTTAATTTTGTAGTTTACTTGTTCCATTGCCTGAcataagaaacagaaaaatatgttaatgaAGGCAGCTTTGTTGAgaattcagctgtattaaaatgcagtatatgtgagcactgggagcaggagagaagtaaacagatGTACAGTATCACTGCCAGTGTGTTTCTCTTCAGGTGTTTGTTCATTGGGCTGTGCCTCTGTGTAATGCTACTGAAACTTTGCGCAGTTTAAAAACATACCCTATTGTTTTGTGATAATTTGAAGTACTCGCATACTGTCGAAGCCTTGGGTGTTTGAAAACTTTTACACTGAACCGAGTTGAAATGGTGCTAAAAACCACAGATGTCATGACGCAACAATTGTAAGGCGATAGTGAACAGAAGCATTTTTTATAATGAgtagaagttttaaaaaataaggattggttaaaaatgttgatgttgACCAACAAAAGCAGCTGTTGTTCATATTTGAGAGCCTTAAGTCATCAACAGTCTCGACATTTTCTCTTTGAAATTGGTTTAAGGCATTATTCAGTTACTTAAATAGGTGtggattaattttctgttgatcagctgatcagtgaTTGAGAACTCATTGCTGCTCTAAACTTGAGCCATCATCAGATGTAAGGATAGCTAGCCTTGTTAGCTAGGAACATCATTTACTTCTTtgttaagtaaaaaaaaaaaatggaataatggGATGGCATGAACATTACGTTTCCATTCACATAATGCCAATGTTTTACATTGACAGGATGGTTCTACCCAGTGGGCAGCTGCTGATTTGGGAAGTGATGAGAGGAAGCAAAAGTTTTTACGGTTGATGGGCGCTGGCAAGGTTAGTTTGATGTATTGTAGATCACCATATTTTAattgcactttattgtcaacctaTTGTTTATAGTAaaaaaggaatttttaaaaaatgcctgttTTAGGTTTTTGTTGCCAGAAATTGTGACAATTTAGTAAAAAAGggattgtttgtatttttccagAAAGAACGCACTGGGCGCCTGGTCATTGGTGACCATAAGTCAACATCCCACTTCCGTAGTGGTAAGCTTTTTTAATTAGCTTTTGTTAAATGGGGTGTTTGTTTTGCAAGACATGTCCAAGCTAATGTCCCATGCCACTTACCCATGCTGTCATCCTTATGCCCAGTGCAATTAACCCGGCTTCCCTACTACACATCTGCCACACAGATCTATCCATGCATGGATAGACCTGTAATGGCTGGGTGTGCCTGCTGTGACTGGTGTCTCCTCTGCAGGTCAGGAAGATAAGAAGATCAGTGAGCAGCTGGAGATACAGTACCAGCAGGGCATGGATGGGAAGCTGTCTGGCCGCAACCGGAGACACTGTGGTCTGGGATTCAGTGAGGTGAGGGTTCATCTCAGGCCAGAAGAGAGATGTGGTACATCCAGGGAGAATTGCTTTTACACAGAAACGTACTATTACTTACCAAATCTTttgaatactgtaaaaatgacaccggaaacacacaacattaaaactactggGGGATGCACAGActgtttactgtaaatatatatattgtgtCTAGTGAAGCACTGTTGATGCAGCAATCATTGCTAAGTGTTCAAAAGTTTTAGCAACACAAGACAGAATCATCCATCTAGTGAGAAGGTCAAAGAACATTTTCCTCTGCATCTAGCAACACTTACTAAGTCATAGTTCCTACCTAAACACAATATGGTGACCTATGATGCTGCAGGTTTTCTCTTATAGTGGTCAGATTCCTGACAGATGACACTTTGAGGCCATTGAGTTGAACATTCCAAAACAAACTTGGAAAAACTAACAGTTTAAGTGACTTCTTGCAGTTATAAGCACCAGGTAGCAGTCCTTCTCATCTAAACTTTAAGAGATAATGTGCTAAATTgtgttttacaattttattatatttctaGTAGGGTTGGGACTTTAAAGCGTTAATTTCGTGtaattaattaaagaaaaaataacacgttcaaaaaataatgcatttaatcacacctttctcagttccctaatttctggcacacagGTAACACTGAACACTGTAGCCTGGCAGGTGGCGCTAATAAACCTAACGTCTGTTTGTGagccatgaagaagatgcacaggatgcactgagtgaATCAGCGCGGAAAAATCGGACCAACATGGCACCTCggtcacaaactttctcttttattacgaaaagtgttcagcaaaaagtatttctgaaagcatttgagacgagaaataagctgctgaatctgtccttggtTTAGTTCAACAACGTCTAGATTAGACGTTTGACGAAAGTGTCGCGATGCGTCGGACATCTGTTCCCCGTGctgcatttgcataaatgaaactactttatgcaaatgagctccaggaTGATGCATCATACcttagctatgacagtcctggCACCAGCAAATAGCCagccacttttcaagacattgaaaatGCTTGAGCtcacaaaaagtcttaaaatgttgaatctcatcgctataattgcactttgagtttgcaaaagtctgagaatgtagtagacagatgaaaaatgcacagataaatatgaatgaaatataaacatttttgttgtttaagttcatgtataCGTCTATTCATCgcttcagtcgtcaaccaacattttttgaactgaaaaacttatacttgctatttgacaaaaatctgattaatcatgattaattacttacaaagcctgtaattaccataattagataatttttttaatggcatcccaccactaatttcTTGTGTATAATGTTAGATGGTCATATTAAATGTGGCGAAAGTTTCAAATCATAAAGTGTAAGTGAAAGTAATTCTTGTGAGCCAAAAGCTCAGGCTTCAGAGTCCTCTGAACACTGTCCTGCCAAAGGTTTTTTTCCGTTTTTGTGCTGAGCTGACATCTGTTTTCATGGATTTCTTTCCATGGTCACCTGCTCCAGGCGAAGCATGACCATGAAGTCAAATTAGGGGTTTCTTAGTTCCCCTTAAGCTACTTTCCTTATAATGGCTTATGCCCAGTTACTTTTAATGGGAAACCATATTTGTAATTATTGCCACATTGCTTTCCTGATAATCACTTATAAGAACTGCAACACATAAACCTTAGAATGCATTTCAGAAAACTAAACACATTAGCAGATAGGGTGCAGCTACAAAGTGAGTAATAAATGCTTGAGGTCTTCTCAAAGACAGTGAAGAACACAGAAAAGTCAAAGCTAGGGGAGAACTTATCTTTATATGTTGCTTGTCCATGTGTAGACTGGAATCTAGAACTGTTTAATACTTAGGGATGAACTGAGAGGTCAAAAGTGTTCATATCTGTTTGACAGGAATGTGATGAATGTAGCTAAAGGATTGCATCCATCTTTCTTTAGAACTTCTTAGTTTTCTCTGACTCACCCCAAAGTAGCATCAGTTAGAGAGACAATCCTATCTTTTGTTATCTTTAATGTGTCAAAACTGTGCAGTGCAGAGCAGAGTGTAGCTGGCACACAGTCATTGTTGTGAGAAATACAGCCAATATCAAAGTTTTCCAACATGACATTTCTCTTTCTTACAACGTAATAGTTGTTCCTCGAGGAAGTACCTGTAAAATCAAGATTGCTACCAAAATGTAATAGATTGTGTCTTGGCTGAAGGCTTAAAATTCCACAAATCCCATCTGTTTACAGTCTGGGTTTCTAGAgtgttctgttgtcagacagacCATCTCATTgtggacaagagaaaaaaataaaacctaagtaaaacatgtttctgtCCTCTACAGCCTGACCCACAGCCAGAGTTGTTCCCCCCACCACCAGTGGACAGTCACACAAAAGAAGCTGAGCCTGAGAAGTCCGTCAGTGAAGAAGAACCCACAGAAGATCAGGACAAAGGCTGCGATCCCAACTCGaaggaaaaaacatcagagCAGGCCAAGCCCAGCTCAGACAGTAGGAGCGAGGAAAGGAAACACGACTATAAAATGGCTTTTGTGAAATCAGCGTAGTGCTGCGAGGGAGAGAGATTAGTTTTTGTAATCTCAGATTTgtacattttgatgttttttgtttaacagTAGACCCATTACTTTAGTCCTTTTACTGTGTAGAAATAGATCCTCTGCACCAGTGCTCATTGTTTAGCTACATCCGGATGTGCATGTCGTCAGAGATTTAGGTCTGCAGGAGAAAAAATCAGCTTTCGGCGGATAGGATGGCGAATGGTCCAGTTTTTATTAcgtttgaacattttaacagtAACTGCACTGGCTACGAATTATGTCGGATCAAACTGGATTACTCGCCATTCAGCATGATTGGTGTGCACATTGTGAATTTTGTGATTCcttgtttaaaaaacaataaaaggaagTGTCAGTTGTAACATCTGTTGCAGGTAATATTGGAAGAAGAGCTGCCCTCAAACAAAAGAGGTATAAGGCTTTGCATTATGTGTCCCCGTGGACTAAACATGAGGTCAGTGTGCGTTTGTTCTGTGCAGGGACGCCCTTTCAAACAGAAAGCAAATGGAGACGCCTTGGCCGGAATTTATTCAaacatttacagtgtttaaagTCGACCTTTTCACAGCTAATAAGCCTGGAGAccgtttaacccttgtgttgtcatgcaggtcaaaattgacccagtttaaagtttgaaaatgtggggggaaaaaaaaaattcacagtgaaactttatgtccacattttcaacatttttgggaaatctttgaacattttttggtggaaaaaaaaagttaaaaatgtttctaatgaacattcagtaaaaaatccagcgaatttcactggattttggttgatttttatgtgaatattcttaaagaaaatattagaagttttattgatatatgtaatcactttagatatttctaggattttttttgaagatttttagtcattttttgaaaatatttacaagaattttcttgacaaatttgggggatttttttaagagtaacttttaaggaattattggaattttcttcctgaaggttttgcaaattttcataaatttggggaatgttttttgctgaatttttggattttttttcaaacaaggaaacaatattttttggtgcccgtaaatgaggacaacaggagggttagtAAATGGTTCAGGAGTTTGTGATTCTGGAACAGTGAAGGTTTTTGCAATAAAACTGAAGTAGTGTGTGTATGCAGAATCATTTAAATCATagctattgattttttttccaccgaGGGGAATGTAAAAATAATCCCAAGGCTTGGAAACTCCCATCGGAGATGATCACTAGTGAggttaattagatttttgtcaAGAAGATATTTTGCTTATCAATCCTACATTAGCCGTGCAGCTGCCAGGATGACATTgttagtttaaccctcgtgttgtcttaACATCCTGTACACTCCCCTTGTCCgcagggtcaaaaatgacccacctccactgagcctctaaaatagGGCAGCTTAATTGAATGCTCAAccaaaaatcttattttacatgaaaaaccAACCTGTCGtgcatcacacactttgtgaatgtctgggtTCTTCCCTcttcagagggcagaaagacTGTCAGTGAACACCACTTGTTTTTAATACGTCACACATAACTGTCTTCTTTACTAAAGCAGAAGTTTATAATCACTATCATTGCTGCTAAAGGTTttgcataggtgtaaacattatttgtttagcaactaagaaagtaccagatatgtgcagaaagtagattgaaatgcatttttgaattttaaacaaCAGTGTACTGTTTACTGTACAATGAAATGGAAAACGACAAAACTCAACTGCAAAATACTAGTCTTCTCATatcttttgaatcattgct is a window from the Amphiprion ocellaris isolate individual 3 ecotype Okinawa chromosome 3, ASM2253959v1, whole genome shotgun sequence genome containing:
- the c3h11orf58 gene encoding small acidic protein, which codes for MSSPEDRHGKKRPASPSQDGSTQWAAADLGSDERKQKFLRLMGAGKKERTGRLVIGDHKSTSHFRSGQEDKKISEQLEIQYQQGMDGKLSGRNRRHCGLGFSEPDPQPELFPPPPVDSHTKEAEPEKSVSEEEPTEDQDKGCDPNSKEKTSEQAKPSSDSRSEERKHDYKMAFVKSA